One stretch of Miscanthus floridulus cultivar M001 chromosome 18, ASM1932011v1, whole genome shotgun sequence DNA includes these proteins:
- the LOC136520984 gene encoding vesicle-associated membrane protein 711-like, producing the protein MAILYALVARGTVVLAEHSAAATNAGAIARQVLERLPDGGADSHVSYTQDRYVFHAKRTDGITALCMADDAAGRRIPFAFLEDIHGRFVKTYGRAALTALAYAMNDEFSRVLSQQMDYYSNDPNADRINRMRGEINQVRSVMIDNIDKVLERGDRLELLVDKTANMQGNTVRFKRQARRFRNTTWWRNVKLTAALILLLLVIIYVVLVFVCHGFTLPTCIR; encoded by the exons ATGGCGATCCTGTACGCGCTGGTGGCGCGCGGCACGGTGGTGCTGGCGGAGCACAGCGCGGCGGCCACCAACGCGGGCGCCATCGCGCGCCAGGTCCTCGAGCGCCTCCCCGACGGCGGCGCCGATAGCCACGTCTCCTACACGCAGGATCGCTACGTCTTCCACGCCAAGCGCACCGACGGCATCACCGCGCTCTGCATGGCCGACGACGCCGCCGGAA GACGGATCCCCTTTGCATTTTTGGAAGATATTCATGGGAGATTTGTCAAGACATATGGCCGGGCTGCACTGACAGCtcttgcatatgcaatgaatgaTGAATTCTCAAGGGTCCTGAGCCAACAAATGGACTACTATTCAAATGACCCTAATGCAGATAGAATAAACCGCATGAGAGGTGAAATCAATCAG GTTCGTAGTGTTATGATTGATAACATTGATAAGGTCCTTGAAAGAGGTGATCGTTTGGAACTGCTGGTTGACAAGACTGCAAATATGCAAGGAAATACAGTTCGATTCAAAAGACAAGCTCGGCGGTTCAGAAACACTACTTGGTGGAGAAATGTCAAACtcac GGCCGCATTGATACTTCTCCTCCTGGTAATAATATATGTCGTTCTTGTGTTCGTGTGCCATGGTTTCACCCTACCAACTTGCATAAG ATGA